One window from the genome of Spiractinospora alimapuensis encodes:
- a CDS encoding ferrochelatase yields MESYDAFLLLSFGGPERMEDVVPFLENVTRGRNIPRERLEEVGEHYFRFGGVSPINQQCRDLVTAIRADFADNGVGLPLYWGNRNWHPMLAETVATMARDGVRRAVAFSTSAHSSYSSHRQYLEDIQRAQDAVRDGGDTPPQIDLIRPYSDHPGFIDAFVDHTRRALDTLPEEVRGEATLLFSAHSIPTAMAAASGDPALELGPGGAYVAQLRDSARLITERVGGNHPYELVYQSRSGPPSHPWLEPDINDRLEELAKDGVRAVVVVPHGFVSDHMEIKFDLDVEAAETASRLGVHLARALAPGTHPRFVSMVRELVAERQATGAHRVGLSDLDACPRDADASRCCLPR; encoded by the coding sequence ATGGAGTCCTACGACGCGTTCCTGCTGCTCTCCTTTGGTGGACCGGAAAGGATGGAGGACGTCGTCCCCTTCCTCGAGAACGTCACGCGAGGGCGAAACATCCCGCGGGAGCGGCTGGAAGAGGTCGGCGAACACTACTTCCGGTTCGGGGGGGTGAGCCCGATCAACCAGCAGTGTCGGGATCTGGTCACCGCGATCCGGGCGGACTTCGCCGACAACGGCGTCGGACTGCCCCTGTACTGGGGCAACCGCAACTGGCACCCGATGCTGGCCGAAACCGTCGCCACCATGGCACGCGACGGTGTGCGGCGCGCGGTCGCGTTCTCCACATCGGCGCACAGCAGCTACTCCAGCCACCGCCAGTATCTGGAGGACATCCAGCGCGCCCAGGACGCCGTGCGCGACGGGGGGGACACCCCGCCACAGATCGACCTCATCCGGCCCTACAGCGACCACCCGGGGTTCATCGACGCGTTCGTGGACCACACCCGTCGGGCGTTGGACACACTGCCGGAGGAGGTGCGCGGGGAGGCGACCCTGCTGTTCAGCGCCCACTCCATTCCCACCGCGATGGCCGCCGCCAGCGGTGATCCCGCGCTGGAGCTGGGGCCGGGCGGGGCCTACGTGGCCCAGTTGCGCGACTCCGCCCGCTTGATCACCGAACGGGTCGGCGGGAACCACCCCTACGAACTCGTTTACCAGAGTCGGAGTGGGCCGCCGAGCCACCCGTGGCTCGAGCCGGACATCAACGACCGGCTCGAGGAGCTGGCCAAGGACGGCGTACGCGCCGTCGTCGTGGTTCCGCACGGCTTCGTCTCCGACCACATGGAGATCAAGTTCGATCTGGACGTGGAGGCTGCCGAGACGGCGAGCCGCCTGGGGGTCCACCTCGCGCGCGCCCTCGCCCCGGGCACCCATCCGCGGTTCGTCTCCATGGTTCGCGAGCTGGTGGCCGAACGCCAGGCGACCGGCGCGCACCGGGTCGGGCTCAGCGACCTCGACGCCTGCCCGCGGGACGCGGACGCGTCGCGGTGCTGTCTCCCACGGTGA
- the sepH gene encoding septation protein SepH translates to MQELRLVAVSEDGAFLVLASTGRGTRFMLPVDDRLRAAVRGQFSRLGQFEIEVENPLRPKEIQARIRSGETAEAIAELSGLPIDRVRWFEGPVLQEREYMAQQAQRAVVRTPGDATPGPTLGDLVSSRIGQTQMDSGEAVWDSWKREDNTWRVRLAYTERGEDLVAHWSYDPRRRSVAPEDDEAARFSRPDAAEEPAPDTNVAFFQPRRPAEPHVPADPAPARRPVPPDAVGPLAPPPIPLIDGPSVVTPLTEERPSAEHPDPSGPAEREDEADVEAGAVADPAPVAEPETVAPPAPEPEPAPAAAEEVPPVVEPEREVVEPPVDPAAEAPPAPAKRARAPITAAAAGTKTAAAATGDSAASRRQRAKGRGRRASVPSWDEIMFGSRKSE, encoded by the coding sequence ATGCAAGAACTACGCCTCGTCGCAGTGAGCGAGGATGGCGCGTTCTTAGTGCTGGCCAGCACCGGCAGGGGCACGCGTTTCATGCTGCCGGTCGACGACCGCCTACGCGCAGCGGTACGCGGCCAGTTCTCTCGCCTCGGCCAGTTCGAGATCGAAGTGGAGAATCCCTTGCGGCCGAAGGAAATCCAGGCCCGGATCCGGTCCGGTGAGACGGCGGAGGCGATCGCCGAACTCTCCGGACTGCCGATAGATCGCGTTCGCTGGTTCGAAGGGCCGGTCCTGCAGGAGCGCGAGTACATGGCCCAGCAGGCCCAACGGGCCGTGGTGCGTACCCCCGGGGACGCGACACCTGGACCGACGCTCGGTGACCTCGTTTCCTCGCGCATCGGCCAAACCCAGATGGACAGCGGCGAGGCCGTCTGGGACTCCTGGAAACGGGAGGACAACACCTGGCGCGTGCGGCTCGCCTACACCGAACGTGGCGAGGATCTGGTGGCGCACTGGTCCTACGACCCGCGCCGGCGCAGCGTCGCCCCAGAGGATGACGAGGCCGCGCGGTTCAGCCGGCCCGACGCCGCGGAGGAGCCGGCTCCCGACACCAACGTCGCCTTCTTCCAGCCACGGCGGCCCGCCGAGCCCCACGTGCCCGCCGACCCCGCACCGGCACGGCGGCCCGTGCCACCGGACGCCGTGGGGCCGCTCGCCCCACCACCGATCCCGCTCATCGACGGGCCGAGCGTCGTCACACCGTTGACCGAGGAGCGTCCCTCGGCGGAACACCCGGACCCCTCCGGCCCCGCCGAGCGAGAGGACGAGGCTGACGTCGAGGCGGGTGCCGTCGCCGACCCGGCGCCGGTCGCCGAGCCCGAAACTGTCGCGCCACCAGCCCCCGAACCGGAGCCGGCGCCTGCCGCGGCCGAGGAGGTCCCACCGGTCGTCGAGCCCGAGCGTGAGGTCGTGGAACCACCGGTGGACCCCGCCGCCGAGGCGCCGCCCGCTCCAGCGAAGCGGGCACGCGCACCCATCACCGCCGCGGCGGCGGGAACCAAGACCGCCGCGGCCGCGACGGGTGACAGCGCGGCGTCGCGACGTCAACGCGCCAAGGGACGGGGACGGCGCGCCTCGGTCCCGTCCTGGGACGAGATCATGTTCGGATCCCGCAAGTCCGAGTGA
- a CDS encoding PIG-L deacetylase family protein has translation MSDVAELQDMDNTWERALAVVAHPDDLEFGASSAIARWVAEGKHVAQLLVTRGEAGIDTLPPAQCAPLRMAEQRAAATAVGVESVEFLDFRDGLLEGGLDLRRALARAIRIERPEVIVSLNFRESFGPGSGFNHVDHRVLGPALLDAVRDAANRWVFPELTSEDLLPWDGVRFVAFANSPDSTHYVEITEENLAAGIASLDAHEVYLANLSGFDQKSFLRQIAEESGARVGLPLATPFEVIPT, from the coding sequence ATGAGTGACGTTGCGGAACTTCAGGACATGGACAACACCTGGGAGCGCGCGCTGGCGGTGGTGGCGCACCCCGACGACCTCGAGTTCGGCGCCTCCTCCGCGATCGCGCGGTGGGTCGCCGAGGGCAAGCACGTCGCGCAACTGCTCGTGACGCGGGGCGAGGCGGGCATCGACACCCTGCCGCCCGCCCAGTGCGCCCCCCTGCGTATGGCCGAGCAGCGTGCCGCCGCCACGGCGGTCGGGGTGGAGTCCGTGGAGTTCCTGGACTTCCGCGACGGCCTCCTCGAGGGGGGCCTCGACCTCCGCCGCGCGCTCGCCCGTGCCATCCGGATCGAACGCCCCGAGGTGATCGTCTCCCTCAACTTCAGAGAGAGTTTCGGTCCCGGCAGCGGCTTCAACCACGTCGACCACCGAGTCCTCGGCCCCGCCCTACTCGACGCGGTCCGCGACGCCGCCAACCGGTGGGTCTTCCCCGAGCTGACCAGTGAGGACCTCCTCCCCTGGGACGGCGTCCGGTTCGTCGCCTTCGCCAACTCACCCGACAGCACCCACTACGTGGAGATCACCGAGGAGAACCTCGCCGCGGGGATCGCCTCCCTCGACGCCCACGAGGTTTACCTCGCGAACCTCTCCGGGTTCGACCAGAAGTCGTTCCTCCGCCAGATCGCGGAGGAGAGCGGCGCCCGGGTGGGTCTGCCGCTCGCGACACCCTTCGAGGTCATCCCCACCTAG
- a CDS encoding serpin family protein: protein MRKPDATPHPEHVEFATRLGAAIDPGGQRDLVWSPYSVAAALTLITVGAGGTTRAELESLLGHDVAAHLSALDDAVQDGAELTTNTGLWVSADAPLVPDFATRMRRRPDTGVHNADFREDPAGAIRTINADVSATTRGLIPRLLASGDVTPDTLAVLVNALWVRMRWAVPFRQAKTRTRPFHSPTGTHGVAMMHRQGRLGHARTGHWQMVTLPGQDDLAMDVILPREASLSTRPLTTRDLEELARARRATEVRLALPRFDLTWKARLTSALDACGVRSAFGPTADLSGISTTPLRLDQVIHEAKLTVDEEGAVGAAATAAVATLAAAVGSPVEFTADRPFHFVLRRRGAILFLGTVTDPKDPAA from the coding sequence ATGAGAAAACCCGACGCCACGCCGCACCCTGAGCACGTGGAGTTCGCGACCCGTCTGGGCGCGGCGATCGACCCCGGTGGCCAGAGAGATCTCGTCTGGTCCCCCTACTCCGTGGCCGCCGCCCTCACGTTGATCACGGTCGGCGCGGGCGGCACCACCCGCGCGGAACTGGAATCGCTACTCGGCCACGACGTCGCCGCCCATCTCTCGGCACTGGACGACGCCGTGCAGGACGGGGCCGAACTCACCACGAACACCGGTCTGTGGGTCTCCGCCGACGCACCGCTGGTTCCCGACTTCGCGACGCGGATGCGCCGACGACCCGACACCGGCGTGCACAACGCCGACTTCCGGGAGGATCCGGCCGGGGCGATCCGCACCATCAACGCCGACGTCTCGGCCACGACCCGTGGCTTGATCCCCCGGCTGTTGGCATCCGGCGACGTCACCCCCGACACCTTGGCGGTCCTCGTCAACGCGCTGTGGGTGCGGATGCGCTGGGCCGTACCGTTCCGCCAGGCCAAGACGCGGACCCGCCCGTTCCACTCCCCCACCGGCACCCACGGCGTCGCGATGATGCACCGTCAAGGACGCCTGGGGCACGCCCGAACCGGACACTGGCAGATGGTGACACTGCCCGGGCAAGACGACCTGGCGATGGACGTGATCCTGCCGCGCGAGGCGTCTCTCTCCACTCGTCCCCTGACAACCCGGGACCTCGAAGAACTCGCCCGCGCGCGCCGCGCCACCGAGGTCCGCCTCGCCCTCCCGCGCTTCGACCTCACCTGGAAGGCGCGTCTCACCTCCGCCCTGGACGCCTGCGGTGTCCGGTCCGCCTTCGGCCCCACGGCCGATCTCTCCGGAATCTCCACCACTCCCCTGCGTCTGGACCAGGTCATCCACGAGGCCAAGCTCACCGTGGACGAGGAAGGCGCCGTCGGCGCCGCCGCCACCGCGGCGGTGGCCACCCTGGCCGCGGCGGTTGGATCTCCGGTGGAGTTCACCGCGGACCGCCCCTTCCACTTCGTGCTGCGCCGCCGCGGCGCGATCCTGTTCCTCGGTACCGTCACCGACCCCAAGGACCCCGCCGCCTGA